The following are encoded together in the Juglans microcarpa x Juglans regia isolate MS1-56 chromosome 2D, Jm3101_v1.0, whole genome shotgun sequence genome:
- the LOC121248535 gene encoding LOW QUALITY PROTEIN: callose synthase 12-like (The sequence of the model RefSeq protein was modified relative to this genomic sequence to represent the inferred CDS: inserted 3 bases in 3 codons), which translates to MSLPQRPSSAQSRHAPRPPSESEIYNIIPIHNLLADHPSLRFPEVRAVTTALRAVGDLRKPPYSQWAPHLDLLDWLALFFGFQSDNVRNQREHLVLHLANAQMRLSPXPDNIDALDATVLRRFRKKLLRNYTAWCSYLGKKSNIWISDRGQADSEHRRELLYVSLYLLIWGESANVRFVPECICFIFHNMAMELNKILEDYIDENTGQPFLPSISGENAFLNCVVKPIYETISAEVESSKNGSAPHSVWRNYDDINEYFWSKRCFLKLRWPIKLDSNFFVTTGRRGKHVGKTGFVEQRSFWNLFRSFDRLWVMLVLFLQAAIIVAWEGRDYPWHAWTSREVQVRLLTVFFTWSGLRFLKSLLDASMQYSLVSRETMGLGVRMMMKSVVAAAWIVVFGVFYGRIWSQRSADRRWSPEANRRVVTFLEVALVFVLPELLAVALFILPWVRNFLEETNWRIFYMLSWWFQSRAFVGRGLREGLVDNIKYSLFWVVVLATKFCFSYFLQIKPMIAPTKELLDLKVVHYQWYQLFKRSDRLAVGLLWLPVVLIYLMDIQIWYSIYSSFVGAAVGLFQHLGEIRNIEQLRLRFQFFASAIQFNLMPEEQLLNARGMRNKFNDAIHRLKLRYGLGRPYKKLESNQVEANKFALIWNEIISIFREEDIISDNEHELLELPQNSWNVRVIRWPCFLLCNELLLALGQAKELVDAPDKWLWYKICKNEYRRCAVIEAYDCIKHLLLEITNSNTEEHSIMTIIFQEIDHSIEIERFTKTFNMNVLPQLHAQLIKLVQVLNKPVKDPSQVVNSLQAIYEIAKRDLFKEKRSMEQLREDGLASRNPASAQGLLFENAVNLPDPSNETFYRQVRRLHTILTSRDSMHNIPVNLEARRRIAFFSNSLFMNMPHXPQVEKMMAFSVLTPYYSEEVLYSREQLRTENEDGISILYYLQTIYADDWKHFIERMRREGMVKNEEIWTTKLRDLRLWASYRGQTLARTVRGMMYYYRALKMLAFLDSASEMDIREGSRELGSMRRDNLDGYNSEGSLSSRSLSRTGSPVNLLFKGHEDGTALMKFTYVIACQIYGTQKAKKDPHADEILYLMKNNEALRVAYVDEVSTGRDGKEYYSVLVKYDHQKQEEVEIYRIKLPGPLKLGEGKPENQNHAIIFTRGDAVQTIDMNQDNYFEEALKMRNLLEEFRSYYGIRKPTILGVREHIFTGSVSSLAWFMSAQETSFVTLGQRVLADPLKIRMHYGHPDVFDRFWFLTRGGISKASRVINISEDIFAGFNCTLRGGSVTHHEYIQVGKGRDVGLNQVSMFEAKVASGNGEQILSRDVYRLGHRLDFFRMLSFFYTTVGFFFNTMMVILTVYAFLWGRLYLALSGFEDSALADDTNSNAALGTILNQQFIIQLGLFTALPMIVENSLELGFLQAIWDFLTMQLQLSSVFYTFSMGTRAHYFGRTILHGGAKYRATGRGFVVEHKNFAENYRLFARSHFVKAIELGLILIVYASHSPIAGNTFVYIAMTITSWFLVVSWIMXPFVFNPSGFDWLKTVYDFDDFMNWIWYRGSVFAKSEQSWERWWYEEQDHLRTTGLWGKIMEIILDLRFFFFQYGIVYQLNIAAGSTSIAVYLLSWIYVFVAFGIYVVIAYAQDKYAAKEHIYYRLVQFLVITLAILVVIALLQFTDFTFIDIFTSLLAFIPTGWGMILIAQVFRPLLQHTILWETVVSLARLYDIMFGVIVMAPVALLSWLPGFQSMQTRILFNEAFSRGLRIFQIVTGKKSKVDL; encoded by the exons ATGAGTCTCCCGCAGCGGCCGTCTTCGGCCCAAAGCCGGCATGCTCCACGACCACCCTCCGAATCTGAGATCTACAACATCATCCCCATCCACAACCTCCTCGCCGACCACCCTTCCCTCCGTTTCCCGGAGGTTCGCGCCGTCACCACCGCTCTCCGAGCCGTTGGAGATCTACGCAAGCCCCCCTACTCTCAATGGGCCCCGCACTTGGACCTCCTGGACTGGCTCGCCCTCTTCTTCGGTTTCCAGAGCGACAACGTCCGGAACCAGCGCGAGCATCTCGTCCTCCATCTCGCCAACGCCCAGATGCGCCTCTCCC CCCCAGACAACATTGACGCCCTCGACGCGACCGTTTTGCGCCGGTTCCGCAAGAAACTCTTACGTAACTACACCGCCTGGTGCTCCTACCTCGGTAAGAAATCCAATATCTGGATATCTGATCGCGGCCAGGCCGACTCCGAACACCGCCGCGAGCTACTCTACGTCTCGCTTTACCTCCTCATCTGGGGTGAGTCCGCCAACGTCCGCTTCGTCCCCGAATGCATTTGCTTTATTTTCCATAACATGGCCATGGAATTGAACAAAATTCTAGAGGATTACATAGACGAGAACACCGGCCAGCCATTTTTGCCCTCGATTTCGGGCGAGAACGCGTTCTTGAACTGCGTTGTGAAACCGATTTACGAGACGATCAGCGCAGAAGTTGAAAGTAGTAAGAACGGGTCTGCGCCGCACAGTGTGTGGCGCAATTACGATGATATAAATGAGTATTTTTGGAGTAAACGGTGTTTTCTGAAACTCCGCTGGCCGATTAAGTTGGACAGTAATTTTTTCGTGACGACTGGTAGACGGGGAAAACATGTGGGGAAGACTGGCTTCGTGGAGCAGAGGTCGTTTTGGAACTTGTTTAGGAGTTTCGATAGGTTATGGGTGATGCTGGTGTTGTTTTTGCAGGCGGCCATTATTGTTGCATGGGAGGGGAGGGATTATCCATGGCATGCATGGACGAGTAGGGAGGTGCAGGTGCGTCTTTTGACTGTGTTCTTCACGTGGAGTGGCTTGAGGTTCTTGAAGTCCTTGTTGGACGCCAGCATGCAGTATAGTTTGGTCTCCAGGGAGACAATGGGGCTTggggtgaggatgatgatgaagagcGTGGTTGCTGCCGCTTGGATTGTGGTGTTCGGGGTATTTTATGGGAGGATATGGTCGCAGAGGAGTGCTGATAGGAGGTGGTCTCCCGAGGCGAATAGAAGGGTGGTGACTTTTCTTGAGGTAGcattggtttttgttttgccGGAGCTTCTGGCAGTGGCACTGTTTATTCTTCCGTGGGTTAGGAATTTTCTTGAGGAGACGAATTGGAGGATCTTTTATATGTTGTCATGGTGGTTTCAGAGCAGGGCTTTTGTGGGACGTGGGTTGAGGGAGGGTCTCGTGGACAATATTAAGTACAGTTTGTTCTGGGTTGTAGTTCTTGCTACGAAATTTTGTTTCAGTTACTTTTTGCAGATCAAACCTATGATTGCCCCAACAAAAGAGTTGTTGGATCTAAAAGTTGTGCATTATCAATGGTATCAGCTTTTCAAAAGGAGCGACAGATTAGCAGTTGGGCTATTGTGGCTTCCTGTTGTTTTGATTTACCTCATGGATATCCAGATTTGGTACTCCATCTACTCATCTTTTGTTGGGGCAGCGGTTGGGTTGTTTCAGCACTTGGGTGAGATTCGAAATATTGAACAATTGAGGCTGAGGTTCCAGTTCTTTGCGAGTGCCATTCAGTTCAATCTCATGCCAGAGGAGCAGCTGTTAAATGCAAGGGGGATGAGGAATAAGTTTAATGATGCCATCCACAGGTTGAAGCTGAGATATGGGCTTGGTCGACCATATAAGAAGCTTGAATCTAACCAAGTTGAGGCAAATAAGTTTGCTTTGATAtggaatgaaattatttcaattttcaggGAAGAAGATATCATCTCTGACAATGAACACGAGCTGTTGGAGCTGCCCCAGAATTCTTGGAATGTCAGGGTCATCCGCTGGCCTTGTTTCCTTCTCTGTAATGAACTACTGCTTGCACTTGGTCAAGCGAAAGAGTTGGTAGATGCTCCAGACAAGTGGCTCTGGTACAAGATATGCAAGAATGAGTACAGGCGCTGTGCTGTGATTGAAGCTTACGACTGTATCAAGCACTTGTTGCTTGAGATTACCAACAGCAACACCGAAGAGCATTCCATCATGACCATCATTTTTCAAGAGATCGATCACTCTATTGAGATTGAGAGGTTTACTAAGACATTTAATATGAATGTACTGCCGCAGCTCCATGCCCAGTTAATAAAACTTGTTCAGGTATTGAACAAGCCTGTGAAAGATCCTAGCCAGGTGGTGAATTCACTTCAGGCCATTTATGAGATTGCTAAACGGGATCTTTTCAAGGAGAAGAGGAGCATGGAACAGCTGAGGGAGGATGGTTTGGCTTCTCGCAATCCAGCCTCTGCTCAGGGGCTGCTTTTTGAGAATGCTGTCAACTTGCCAGACCCCAGTAATGAGACCTTCTATCGGCAGGTCCGGCGGTTGCACACAATTCTTACCTCTCGGGACTCGATGCACAATATCCCAGTAAATCTTGAGGCAAGACGCCGAATTGCTTTCTTCAGCAACTCCCTCTTCATGAACATGCCCC GCCCCCAAGTTGAGAAAATGATGGCCTTCAGTGTATTGACCCCTTACTACAGTGAAGAAGTACTCTATAGCAGAGAACAACTTAGAACGGAGAATGAAGATGGGATTTCTATCCTGTACTATTTACAGACAATTTATGCCGATGATTGGAAACATTTTATTGAGAGGATGCGCCGAGAAGGAATggtgaaaaatgaagaaatatggACAACTAAGCTGAGAGATCTCAGGCTTTGGGCATCATACAGAGGCCAGACACTTGCCCGCACTGTAAGGGGAATGATGTATTACTATCGGGCTCTTAAGATGCTGGCATTTCTGGATTCTGCATCAGAGATGGATATCCGGGAAGGATCACGAGAACTTGGTTCAATGAGGCGAGACAACTTGGATGGTTACAATTCAGAAGGGTCGCTTTCTTCCAGGAGTTTGAGTAGGACGGGCAGTCCAGTGAATTTGTTGTTCAAAGGACACGAGGATGGGACTGCTTTGATGAAGTTCACATACGTGATTGCCTGCCAGATATATGGGACTCAAAAGGCAAAAAAAGATCCCCATGCTGATGAAATATTGTATCTGATGAAAAACAATGAGGCCCTTCGAGTTGCCTATGTTGATGAGGTTTCCACAGGGAGGGATGGGAAAGAGTACTACTCTGTCCTTGTGAAGTACGACCACCAAAAGCAGGAGGAAGTGGAAATCTACCGGATAAAGCTGCCTGGTCCCTTAAAGCTTGGAGAGGGAAAACCGGAGAATCAAAATCATGCCATCATCTTCACCCGTGGTGATGCTGTTCAGACTATTGATATGAACCAAGACAACTATTTTGAAGAGGCACTCAAAATGCGTAATTTATTGGAAGAATTCAGGAGTTATTATGGCATCCGGAAGCCTACAATCTTGGGAGTTAGGGAGCACATCTTTACCGGTTCCGTTTCATCACTTGCTTGGTTTATGTCAGCTCAGGAAACGAGTTTTGTCACCTTGGGACAGCGTGTTCTGGCAGACCCCTTGAAGATTAGAATGCATTATGGCCATCCAGATGTTTTTGATAGGTTTTGGTTCTTGACTCGTGGTGGCATCAGTAAAGCTTCCAGAGTGATTAACATCAGTGAGGACATTTTTGCTGGCTTTAATTGCACATTGCGTGGAGGCAGTGTAACCCACCATGAATACATCCAAGTTGGCAAGGGAAGGGATGTTGGGTTGAATCAAGTTTCCATGTTCGAGGCCAAGGTCGCAAGTGGAAATGGTGAGCAAATTCTTAGCAGAGATGTCTACAGGCTGGGTCATAGGTTGGACTTCTTCAGGATGCTGTCATTCTTTTACACTACCGTGGGATTCTTTTTCAACACAATGATGGTGATTCTGACTGTATATGCATTTCTTTGGGGACGACTCTATCTGGCTCTCAGTGGTTTTGAGGATTCTGCTTTGGCAGATGACACAAATAGCAATGCAGCACTTGGTACAATCTTGAATCAGCAGTTCATCATCCAACTTGGTCTGTTCACTGCCCTTCCTATGATAGTGGAGAACTCTCTTGAGCTTGGGTTCTTGCAAGCAATTTGGGATTTCCTGACAATGCAGCTCCAGCTGTCATCTGTTTTCTACACATTCTCTATGGGAACTCGTGCCCACTACTTTGGCCGGACTATCCTTCATGGTGGTGCAAAATATCGGGCCACTGGACGTGGTTTTGTCGTGGAGCATAAGAATTTTGCGGAGAATTATAGACTCTTTGCTCGAAGCCATTTTGTGAAGGCCATTGAACTTGGACTGATACTGATAGTTTACGCGTCGCACAGTCCTATAGCTGGCAACACATTTGTTTACATAGCCATGACCATCACTAGTTGGTTCTTGGTTGTGTCGTGGATTA ACCCCTTTGTGTTTAATCCTTCTGGATTTGATTGGTTGAAGACTGTTTACGATTTTGATGACTTTATGAACTGGATTTGGTACCGTGGCAGCGTGTTTGCAAAATCTGAACAGAGCTGGGAAAGATGGTGGTATGAGGAGCAGGATCATCTTAGGACGACGGGCCTGTGGGGAAAGATAATGGAAATTATCTTAGACCTCCGATTCTTCTTTTTCCAATATGGGATAGTGTACCAGCTAAATATCGCTGCAGGGAGTACCAGTATTGCTGTTTACTTGTTGTCTTGGATCTATGTGTTCGTGGCTTTTGGTATTTATGTGGTAATAGCATATGCTCAGGATAAATATGCGGCAAAAGAACACATCTACTATCGTCTTGTCCAGTTCCTCGTGATTACACTTGCTATACTTGTGGTGATTGCCCTGCTGCAATTCACGGATTTCACATTCATTGATATTTTCACTAGTTTGTTGGCATTTATACCAACTGGGTGGGGCATGATTTTGATTGCCCAAGTATTCCGGCCCCTTCTGCAGCACACTATACTTTGGGAGACAGTTGTTTCTTTGGCTCGACTTTATGATATAATGTTTGGAGTCATTGTCATGGCTCCTGTGGCTCTACTCTCATGGTTACCTGGTTTTCAATCAATGCAGACGAGGATTCTTTTCAATGAAGCATTTAGTAGGGGTCTCCGCATTTTCCAGATTGTTACTGGGAAAAAATCTAAGGTTGACTTGTGA